ATCATCTTTCTTATCGTGTCTGTCCTTATAAGAGAGCCTCGTACCTGTGGTGCCTGTCCTCTTAAGAAAGCCCGTTACCGAAACGTATTTTATAGTGCCTGTCCTCGTATTTTATAGTGCCTGTCCTCGTAAGAAAGTCTGTTATTGATAGGTATCTTACGATGCCTGTCCTTATAAGGATGGAGGGGAAGTTCTTGAAATCTCCTCACGTTTCATTGACAAGATTCATAACAGTAGTCGTTACAGTTTTGGTAGTGAATGAGCAAATTCAGGAAAATGGTAATGAAAAAAGTAGGGATTCTCGCGTTGGGATTATTGAGCTTTTCAATTTTGGCGCATGCCGAGGAGGAGAATAAGCTGGCAATAGGTATGGCAGTCGATCAGCAGTTGAGTGCTGTATTTGATGTTGACGGTCAATATCGTTTTGTCTTAGGGAATCAAGGGGCGGCGTTTGACTACATATTTGAGCGTGGTCAGTTTAACGATCCTTCCATTCCTGTGACTTGGTACGTCGGCGCTGGTGGTTGGTCACAATGGGATCATGACGAATTTGGTGTGCGAGTACCGGTGGGCGTGAATTGGGCTGCCAACAAACATATTGATGTGTATGGTCAAGTGCATCCCGAACTGGATCTTTATTCCGGACCAGATTTGCAATTAGGAGCAGCTGTTGGTGTAACTTATCGCTTCTAGTGCACATTCCGTTGAACAAGATAGTAAAAAGCCGATACGTAAAGTATCGGCTTTTGTTCGTTTGATCGTGGTAGCAATTAGCTGTTAGCCATTGCTTTGCGAATACAAAGAGCAGCACCGCCCCAAGTAATGCATACACCGACGATCATCATAATGATGGCACCTGTTGTCATGCTTCTGCTCCTGTACGGTTGTTATTTTTGCTTGATACGTTGATGGCAATGCCAATCACAAATAGTGCTGCAATCATGATCCAGCCTAATGTCAGGTCATAGCCGCCGTAGCCGGTCGTAAACAGAGTGTTTAGTTCGGTTACGATGATAACGGCAAGGATTGCTGGTGAAATGAAGCGCAGGCACACGTCAAACCAAAAACCTACTTTGAAATCAGACTGGTTGTTCACGTATTCGCGAGACTCTTTGACGTTCATTAACCAAGTCATTAGAAGTAGCTCAACTAAGCAGCTTGCGATAATGCCGATGTTGTTAGCAAAGTGGTCGACTAAGTCGAGCAGTAATAAACCGCCGTTTGTCGCATAAGCCATTGAAACAACAAGACCAATACCACACACGATCGTCGCTGCTTTACGACGACTCCAGTGCATTTTGTCAATAATTGCTGAGGTAACTGCTTCCATCAATGAAATATGTGAGCTGAAGCCTGCCACAACAAGGGCAAAGAAGAAGATTGGCCCTAGGATGTATGGCATTGGCAATAGGTTAATCGCCGCAGGAATCGTCACAAATGCTAGGCCTACACCTGCAGAAACAACGTCGGTAATTGGCTTATCTTGTGTAGCAGACATGTAACCTAGTACGGAGAAAATCATGATACCTGCTAGGATAGAGAAGCCACAGTTGATCAGCACTGTCATGAAAGCGTTGTTAGTGATGTCTGATTTCTCAGGGAGGTAACTCGAGTACGCCAGCATGATCGAGAAGCCGATACTTAGGGTGAAGAAGATTTGGCCATAGGCTGCAGCCCAAACTTTTACGTCCCAAATTTTGCTAAAGTCAGGTTGGAACATGTAGTTCACACCTTCAATAGCGCCAGGCAGCATGATGACGCGAGCGATTAACGCAATAACCATTACAAATAGAACTGGCATCATGATTTTGGATGCACGTTCGATACCTGCTTTAACGCCACCAGCAATCGCAGCGTAAGTTACGCCCCATGCGATCAGCATTGCAAAGGCAATACCCCATTGGATTGAACCAAGGTTGGTTGGTGAGTTATCCCCTAAGTGTAGGTAGTTCGAGAAGAAATAAGCGTTAGTATCTGTTCCCCAGCTTTGGGTGAACGACATCCCAAAGTAAGAAATAGCCCAACCGATTACAGCAACATAATAAACGGCAATGATGGCTGCAATGCCCACTTGGAACCAACCTAACCATTCAAATTTTTGGCTAATGGCTTTTAAGGTTTTTGGTGCGCTGCCGCGGTGACGCTGTCCCATACTGAACTCAAGGATCATAAATGGGATACCTGCGGTGATCATGGCAAATAAATAAGGAATGAAAAAGGCACCGCCGCCATTCTCATATGCCATATATGGAAAACGCCAAATGTTTCCTAAACCAATTGCTGATCCTACTGCGGCTAAGATAAAACCGACTCGAGATCCCCATTGTTCGCGCTTCATAGTCTACTCCTTACCACTCCGAGTTATGAAGCTTCTCGTTACCCGTGCTGTTGATTTCGGGACATATAATAAACAGAGCATCTAGTATGTTACGAAATCTCTATTTGTATCTTCCATGAACTAGCAAAATGTTAGTTATAAGTGTTGTTGGATAACGAGAACTCAGAATATTATGCTAATAAAAATGATGTGTGTTTGCGAAATCTGATATATTCAGCTACGCGTTAAATTTGAGACTACAATTTTCTTCTGGGCATGGCAATAGAATGTAAATGTGATCTTGGTGCATCTTTGTGGCTTATTCATTTAATTAGATATGAATAATTAGTGTGAAATTATAATGATTTGCTATTTACCCAGTGGAATTCACTAACAAATTAGCAATATATAAATGATGAGCCTGATTTAATTTTTAGTGCCAACGACTGATTTTTAATCACAATGTAGAGTATCACACCACTTTTGACTTCGGGTTGCTTAACTTATGTTACTTGGGTATAGCATAAAGTGATTTGAGAGTGATTGTTCTTGCGTTGAAGAAACGTGATCAATCTGTTCTAACACGGTTCAATTGTGTGACGCTAACGATATGTAATGAGGGGGAATTTCGGCTATGCTCATAATTTAGGCTGATGCCGATTAACTTAAGGAGATGTGTATGAACTTCGAACTAAAAGCTTCTTTGATCATTACCGCCATTTGCTTTGCTGTTTTTATTGGTTTTGGTTGTGTTGCCATTGCTTCGTAATTTGGCATGTTGGAATAGGTTGTTCTGCTAATGGAGCGAAATAGTGGAACGGTATCCGAAATCAACACACAGGTTGATGAGCTGCAATTATCGAAATTTCTCGGTGGTAAAAATGCGTTAGTCGCCCAAGGTGGGGGGCAGAGAGGTATTTTTACTGCTGGGGTTTTCGATGCTTTTATTTTGTCTAATTTTGACCCTTTTAATGACTATTTTGGCACCTCTGCTGGAGCGTTAAACCTGTGCCCTTTTATTTGTCGTCAGCATGGTTTAAGCCGCTCTTTCATTATGGAGTTAACCACTAACCCTTCTTTCTTTCATCTTTTTAGCTATATCCGCCGTAAGCAGTATCTTAATTTGGATTGGGCTCTGGATAAAATCTTAGATTTTCCTTACAAGCTTGATGTCGATATGGGACGACGAACGTTGGGATCGCAAAAAAAAGCGTTTGCCGCCGTAACCGCGATACCTTCGCTAGCCGATCATTATTTGCCGATGTTGCAAAAAGATTGGCGAGAGGTCCTTACCGCGACATGTGCTATTCCTGGCCTTTATCAGGGCACTGTTACTGTTGGTAATCAATCTTTTGTTGATGGTGGTGTATCTGCTGCTATTCCGGTGCAGGAAGCGTGGCGACGTGGTGCACGGTTCATTGCTATTGTTCGTACAGAGTGCATTGCTCAGGGGATGGAGGAGCACCTTGAGTTGGATATGCATCAGCAGAAGGTGACTTGGTTTCGTGATTCACTAAACCATATTCAACTGCATTGGCAGAACAAATTAGAGCAGTGGAAGCAGGACTGGGGCAGTTTTTTGGCACAGCAGCGTATTCGCGCCGAGCAAAAACGAGCATTAGAAATTATGAATGGTGGGCGTTGGTTGTTTGGGGCTGATGATATTTACCGCTTGAGTCATCTCCTCGGCGATAAATTTGATTCTGGGTTAGCAGACATGCTGATGGTGCATTACCAGACTTATGCGTTGACACAAGAATTTATTACCTCTCCTCCAGATGATACGTTTATTGTCCAAATTACCCCTGAAGAACCGTTGCGTTCTGGTTCGTTAATGAGTCGTCAAGAGGATTTGCAATACGACTACGAGTTAGGACTTAAAGCGGGTTTTCGATTTATCGACAGTTATGAAAGAGCGGTTAAACTATGGTCGCGTAGAACCATTTATGATCAGCTCGGTATTGATCACGATAATTCAGCAGATAACCCTACTGCATAATATACCCAAATGACCTCAAGATGCAGACTTCAGAGCTTCATCAACGAGCACAGGTCAAGCTCAATGACGGAAGGAATGGTTATTCCCTTTCAACGTCATTGGGCGCAGAAATGGGCTTGTTGATGAGCTCCCAAGGGGCGAGTTGTATTCGCTCCTATGCTGCGTTACCGATTTTCTACGTAGAATAACTATGTATTCAAATCGGTGCCTTGCCTATGAGCGAATACATTCTCGCTGAAACCGCATCTTGAGGTTACTTGGGTATATTTTTATACGGTTTCGCAGCTCTCAAGTGAACCCTTGAGAGCTGTTTTTATTCTACTGATGATTACAACACAGGCAAAATGCGTAAGGTGTTAGTTGAGCCTTCCACATCCATAATGTCGCCTTGAGTGATGATCACTAAGTCACCAAATTCTAATAGTTTTTGGTTCTTTAGTGCCTCTAATGCGGCTTGCGCTACATCATGTCCATCAAGGCCTTTACTATCAAAGTAGAATGGCGTCACACCGCGATAGAGGGAACAGCGATTGAGTGCAATGTCGTTTTTGGATAAGGCAAAAATAGGGAAGTGGGTGTTTAGACGCGATGTCATTAAAGCAGTACGACCTGACTCAGTAAAGATGACCATTGCTTGTACACCGTCTAGATGGTTGGCAGCATAGATAGTCGACATCGCAATAGCTTCTTCTTCTGTCGCAAAAGAGCCTGCAATGCGATAATTCTGATCCTTAGATTCGATCATTTTTTCAGCACCAACGCAGACATCTGCCATGGCTTTAACCGTTTCTACCGGGTACTTACCTGCCGCCGTTTCTCCAGACAGCATTACGGCGTCTGTTCCGTCCAATACAGCGTTAGCCACGTCCATGACTTCAGCTCGAGTCGGCATTGGATTGGTGATCATTGTTTCCATCATCTGAGTTGCAGTGATGACCACACGGTTTAATGCCTGAGCTCGTTTTATCAATTTTTTCTGCACAGCGATTAATTCAGGGTCACCAATCTCCACCCCAAGGTCGCCACGCGCCACCATGATAACGTCGGATGCCATGATGATATCATCCATGTTGGCGTCGGTTGCGACGGTTTCAGCCCGTTCGACTTTGGCTACCATGCGAGTGGTAAGCCCTGCATCACGAGCAAGACGACGCGCGTATTTCATGTCTTCGCCATTGCGAGGGAAAGAAACTGCGAGATAATCCACTTTTATTTCAGCCGCCAGTAGAATATCCCGTTTGTCTTTTTCTGTCAGTGCATCGGCAGAGAGGCCACCGCCTTTTTTGTTAATGCCCTTGTTATTTGAAAGAGGACCGCCAATCAGAACTTGTGTATGAACTTTTGAACCTTCTACAGACATTACATGTAATTGGACTCGTCCATCATCAAGTAGCAAAATATCGTCGCGTTGCACATCTTGTGGTAATGCTTTGTAGTCGATACCAACGGCTTCTTGGTCACCTTCTCCCGGAGCTAATTCGGCATCAAGCACAAAACGGTCACCTTCGTTGAGTAGAATCTTTCCTTCTTTAAACGTGGATACACGAATTTTGGGGCCTTGTAAGTCACCGAGTATGGCAACTGTTCTGCCCATGGAGGCGGCAATTTCCCGGACTTTTTGCGCTCGTAACTTATGGTCTTCCGCGGTGCCATGGGAAAAATTCATGCGGACGACATTGGCACCTGCGCGAATAATAGCTTCCAAAACGCCATCTTTGTCGGTTGATGGTCCTAATGTGGTGACTATTTTGGTTCTTCTTTGTACTTTGGTCATAAAATACTCCTGAGAGGACAGGGGGCGAAATGCCTGCTAAAAGTGACTCACTATCAAGAGTTTGGAAGTGATTGAAGAATTTACCAGTGCGAAAGGTATAATTCTAAGCGCGAATTAAATCGATCTTTTTGTGTATGCGAGGTAAGTAGATGCCTAACTATTTGACTTAAGGCGCAAACTTCTCGATATATACGTGATGAGGGTCACGGGTAGCCATCAAATCGCTTCACAATTACTTCGCAAAGTAAAAAAATTGGGTAGTTGTTTCTTTCTGGAGTGCGTCATGTACATGGCTCAACCAGGCCATATTGATCATATCAAACAGGTCAATGCTGGCCGTGTATATAAACTCATCGACCAAAAAGGTCCGATTTCTCGTATCGATTTGTCGAAAGAGAGTGAACTTGCACCCGCAAGTATCACTAAGATCACCCGTGAGCTAATAGATGCTCATTTGGTGCATGAAACAACGGTCCAAGAAGCTATTTCTCGTGGACGTCCTGCCATTGGTTTACAAACCAATAATGAAGGTTGGCAGTTTTTGTCGATGCGTTTAGGGCGCGGTTATCTGACGCTTGCTCTGCATGAGCTTGGTGGCGAAGTGCTGATCGATAATAAAATCGATATCCATGAAACAGATCAAGACGATCTGTTGGCGAGGCTACTCTTTGAAATTAAAGATTTCTTCCAAACCTATTCAGCAATGGTAGATCGCGTCACCAGTATTGCAATTACTTTGCCTGGCTTAGTGAATTCTGAAAAAGGCATTGTTTTAGAAATGCCACATTACCACGTGCATAACTTGCCGTTAGGGGAAGAGATATTTCGTGCCACAGGTTTGCCTGTGTTTGTGGCCAACGATACGCGAGCATGGGCCTTGGCTGAGCGTTTGTTTGGTCATTCCAAAGATGTCGATAATTCTATTCTCATCTCCATTCATCATGGTGTTGAAGCGGGTATTATTGTTGATGGTCGAATATTGCAGGGCCGTCATGGAAGCATTGGCGATTTAAGTCATATTCAGGTAGCTCCTCATGGCTTGCGTTGTGATTGCGGTAACAATGGTTGTTTGGCCACCGTGGCTAGTGCGGAAGCATTGCGCACGGAAGTCGCTTCTCGTCTACATGATGGTGAAGCGTCGATACTAAGTAGCAAAGATGAAGAAGAGCTTTCTATTGAAGATATCTGTGTCGCTGCCGCTCAAGGTGATGCATTGGCTATCGATGTGATTGAAAAATTAGGCCACTATCTTGGTTCTGCGATTGCGATCATGATTAACGTGTTTAACCCAGACAAAATTTTGATTGGCGGTGTGATGAATCAAGCAAAAAATGTGCTTTATCCTGCTTTGTTGCGCTGTATTCAAGAGCAAAGCTATCCGGTTTATCAGCATGATTTGCAATTGGTTGAATCTCGTTTCTATAAGCAGGCGACCATGCCAGGAGCGGCATTAATTAAGCAAGCTCTCTACGATGGTTTACTCTTAATGAAAGTTTTGGAAGGTTAAGCTTGGTCGCGTTTTTTAACGTTACCGATATTTTCATCAATCGGTGAGTTTACATTCTAATTAACTGGCTATAATGTTATGTAAGTTTGTTTATTTTCGGGAATCTCTATGTCAGGTGTTTTAAATACGGTCGATGCACGCACCAACCTTGTGGGTGAAAACCGGCTTGAGCTATTGCTGTTTAGTCTCAATAGCAGTCAGATTTTTGCTATCAACGTATTTAAGGTCAAAGAGGTGATCAAAGTGCCTGTGTTGACCAAAATGCCGGGCTCTCATGCGCATATTACGGGAGTGGCTTCTTTACGAGGCGAGCCTGTGCCAGTGATTGATTTGCGCAAGGCGATTGGCTTTCCAGAAAGCCGTCTTGAAAATCCAGAGCAGAATTTAATCATTACAGAATATAACCGTTCGACCCAAGGTTTTTTGGTTGGGCAGGTACGTAACATTATTAACACGACTTGGACAGATATCCAGCCACCACCGAAAACGTCTGGTCGGTCAAACTACCTCACAGCGATTACTCAAGTAAAAGAGACAGACCGTTCTCATATCGTTGAAATTATTGACGTAGAAAAAGTGTTGGCAGAAATCATTGATTATGATGTGTCCATTTCTGAAGAAGTTCTGGATAAAGATTTGATGTCGGAAATGGATGGTCGTCGTGTATTGATTGTTGATGACTCAACTACGGCACGTAATCAGGTCAAAGGCACATTATCACAGCTTGGTCTAAACATTATTGAGTGTCGTGATGGTTTAGAAGCGTTGAATTTATTGAAAGGCTGGTGCGATCAAGGTAAGAACATTAATGAAGAGTTATTAATGATGATCACCGATGCAGAAATGCCTGAAATGGATGGTTATCGACTCACTTTTGAAGTTCGCCAAGACCCAAGAATGAAAGATTTGCATATCGCTCTTAACACTTCTTTGAGTGGTAGTTTTAACGAAGCGATGGTGGAAAAGGTAGGTTGTAACCGCTTTATCTCGAAATTCCAGCCTGATATGTTAGTGCAAATTGCGCAAGATAGATTACGTGAGCTGCTCTAATAGTTACGTTATTTCCATGTGAAGGCGCCATAAAGGCGCCTTCACTGTTTTAGTGGGATGCAAGCAGTCCATCTAATGTATGAATGACGTTAGTGAAAGTCGCGTGATTTAGCTTGCAAGCTCCCGAGCTGTGACGTCATATCAATCAAACGCCCCGCAATGACATGACAAACCTCACCTTCTTTTTCCAAAATACCCTTCACCATCAAAATCTTGGCGTTGAGGTAAGGTTGTTTTTGCGCGCGAGCGGTAGCGCGCCATACCACGACATTGATGTTGCCCGTGTCGTCTTCGAGGGTAAAAAAGGTGACGCCACCTGCTGTTCCTGGCGATTGGCGTCCGGTGACAACACCCACAACCGTCACTAGTGAGCGATGAGTTTGCAACGCCAAATCTCGTTGCCGGACAAAATGACCTAACGCGCCTGCGCTCTCGAGTAGTGTGATTGGGTGATGCTCTAGCGATAATCCAAGCGCGGCATAATCCTCAATTAAATTGTCCGCCCTACTCGGGGTCGCATAGTGGGCTACTGCTGGCTCTTGCAAGTCACGAAACAGCGGTAAGTCACTGACGCTATCCATTAATTCCCATCGCGTGGCATAACGATTATTGGCAAGTTGTGCCATGGCGTTTGCAGATGCCAAGGCTTCGATATCTTTGCGATTAAGTCCTATTTGTTTGATTTGGTTAATATGGCAAAAGCCCTGTTCAGGGCGGTCACCTAATAGGGTAAATGCTCCTTGGGTACTGAGTCCTTTTACTTGGCGCAGCCCGACGCGAATGCCCTGAGCATCTTGTGCGGTGATCACGGTGTAATCATATTCGGAAGCATTAACGCATACAGACTCGACACGGATTCCATGGCGTTTAGCATCTTGAATTAGCTGAGATGGTGAGTAAAACCCCATCGGTAAGCTATTGAGCAACGCTGTGTAAAACTCCGCAGGATAATAGTATTTCAGCCAAGCGGAACAGTAAGCCAATACGGCAAAAGAGGCCGAGTGGCTTTCAGGAAAGCCATATTCGCCAAAGCCGCAAATTTGATCATATAAGGTTTGGGCAAAGTGATGACTGTAGCCACGACTTTCCATGCCATCGATCAGTTTGTCTTTGAATTTGGCAAGTTGACCATTTTTTTTCCACGATGCCATTGCTCGGCGTAGTTGATCAGCTTCTCCGCCGGTAAATCCAGCGGCCACCATGGCTAACTTAATGACCTGCTCTTGGAAAATCGGAACGCCCATCGTCCGTTCTAGCACTTGTTTCACTGCGGATGAAGGGTAAGTTATGGGTTCTAAGCCATCGCGACGTTTGAGAAATGGGTGCACCATGTCGCCCTGAATGGGGCCAGGACGGACAATCGCAATTTGAATCACCAAATCGTAATAGCAGCGAGGCTTCAAACGGGGCAGCATCCCCATTTGTGCGCGTGACTCAATTTGAAAGACCCCAACCGTATCGGCGCGTTGAATCATGCCGTAAACATTCGGGTCATCTTGCATACGCGTAATGTCGGCAATCGATAACTGCCGTTGATGATGCTTGGCAATCAGATCAAAACATTTGCGGATTGCCGTGAGCATGCCAAGGGCAAGCACATCGACTTTTAGTAGCCCTAAACTTTCGATGTCATCTTTGTCCCACTGAATGATGGTGCGCTCTGGCATGGCGGCATTTTCAATGGCTACCAGCTCATAAAGCGGACCAGAGGAGATAACAAATCCGCCCACGTGTTGGGATAAATGACGCGGAAAGCCCATAATTTCATTAACCAAGGTAATAAATTGCTCGCCTTTTAATGAACCAGCAGCAAGCCCTAGTTCAACCACTTGTGCTTGCCAGCCTTGGTCTTTATCACGCCGATTGACGTTTTTAATAAAAAACTCCAACTGAGACTCTTCAATTCCTAGAGCTTTCCCCACATCACGTACCGCACTTTTGAAGCGATATGAGATGACTGTAGCGGCAATGGCTGCTCGTTCACGACCATATTTTTGGTAGAGATATTGAATGACCTCTTCACGACGTTCGTGCTCAAAATCCACATCAATATCTGGCGGTTCATTACGTTCTTTACTAATAAAACGTTCAAACAACACGGAAATTTGGCGAGGGTCGACGGAGGTGATCTCTAAGCAGTAACAGACCACCGAGTTGGCGGCAGAGCCTCGACCTTGATAGAGAATGGCCTGACGCTTGGCAAACATCACCATGTCGTGAATCGTGAGAAAGTAAAATGGATAATCTAGCTCTTCAATTAAATCCAGCTCTTTGGCGATGATTTGTTCAATTTCAGCCGGAACACCCGTAGGGAAACGCAGCTGTTTACCTTGTTCAACCAAATGGCGTAAATAGCCTATTGCTGTTTCTCCTGATGGCACCAATTCACTTGGGTATTCATAACGCAATGAGTCTAAGGTGAATTGGCATTGCTCAGCAATGTGGATACTCTCAGCTAACCATTGATTAGGAAAGAGTTTCTCCAATTTAGTTTGGCTACGTAACGCTCGTTCTGTATTGGTGAGTAGGTGTGATTGAACCTGTTGTACAGGTTGTCCTTCTTTAATCGCGGTAAGAATGTGCTGTAATGGGAGGCGAGTGGCATTGTGCATTAATACGCCGCCGCATGCGGTAATCGGCAGAGTAAGCTGGCTTGCGAGCTGGCGACAATGATCCAAATACTGATGTTCATCTGCATTGAGATGACGCTGGACCGCGATCCAGAGTCTCCCCGTATGGTATTGTTGAAGCCACTGTCCCCAATGTAAGTCTTGGCCTTTATTTTGCGGCACCCACAAAATAAAGCAGTGTTTTACTGACATCAGGTCCCACTCAGAAAGCTGATAATGGCCCTTTTCGCTGCGCCGTCGGGCATTGGTGATGATACGACAGAGTTCAGCATAGGCTTGACGAGTGGGGCAAAGTAGTACGACTTGGCATTCATTATTGAGCCAGAAGAGACTGCCGACAATTAAGCGTATCGCTAACTGATGCTGTTTTATTGCGGTATAAGCACGTACCACGCCTGCTATAGAGCACTCATCGGTAATGGCGATGGAGTGATAACGTAAGAAATCAGCCTGCAAAGCCAACTCTTCTGCATGAGATGCGCCAGTTAAAAAGGAGAAATTGCTCTGACAAAACAGCTCTGCGTACGCCATGGGGACTCCTTTGAAAGAGGTGAAGGCTACTGTTTGTAGCTCTTAACGTTAACGGGTTGGAAATTAGCTAAATAGCCCATGGATAAACCACTGCTGCTCTGGCGTGCGAAAAACCCATAACCAGCGCCCTTGCGCCGATTGAGCAATAAAATAGTCGCGGATGATCGCTTCACCATCCCACCAGCCTGTGGCGATCCGTTCAGGCCCATGGATTAAGGTGACCTGTTCAATGAGCGCTTCCGGCGTCGGATAAAGCCATGTCGGGCGCAGTTGCGCTTGTCGATGTGTTGCTGGTGGTGTGACAATTGGATCAACGTAGCTTGTCGCTTTTTCTGGGCGAGGATCATCACTGCGAGCCGGACGAAATACATGTTCTGTCCCGAGTTTGGCTTGCAACAACCCTATCAATTCTAATGAGCTTTGCCGCCCTTTATTGCCTTGAAATAGGTCACGAGCTTCGCAAGAGGCAATAG
This genomic window from Vibrio tritonius contains:
- a CDS encoding MetS family NSS transporter small subunit, translating into MTTGAIIMMIVGVCITWGGAALCIRKAMANS
- a CDS encoding sodium-dependent transporter; this encodes MKREQWGSRVGFILAAVGSAIGLGNIWRFPYMAYENGGGAFFIPYLFAMITAGIPFMILEFSMGQRHRGSAPKTLKAISQKFEWLGWFQVGIAAIIAVYYVAVIGWAISYFGMSFTQSWGTDTNAYFFSNYLHLGDNSPTNLGSIQWGIAFAMLIAWGVTYAAIAGGVKAGIERASKIMMPVLFVMVIALIARVIMLPGAIEGVNYMFQPDFSKIWDVKVWAAAYGQIFFTLSIGFSIMLAYSSYLPEKSDITNNAFMTVLINCGFSILAGIMIFSVLGYMSATQDKPITDVVSAGVGLAFVTIPAAINLLPMPYILGPIFFFALVVAGFSSHISLMEAVTSAIIDKMHWSRRKAATIVCGIGLVVSMAYATNGGLLLLDLVDHFANNIGIIASCLVELLLMTWLMNVKESREYVNNQSDFKVGFWFDVCLRFISPAILAVIIVTELNTLFTTGYGGYDLTLGWIMIAALFVIGIAINVSSKNNNRTGAEA
- the cydH gene encoding cytochrome bd-I oxidase subunit CydH yields the protein MNFELKASLIITAICFAVFIGFGCVAIAS
- a CDS encoding patatin-like phospholipase family protein; amino-acid sequence: MERNSGTVSEINTQVDELQLSKFLGGKNALVAQGGGQRGIFTAGVFDAFILSNFDPFNDYFGTSAGALNLCPFICRQHGLSRSFIMELTTNPSFFHLFSYIRRKQYLNLDWALDKILDFPYKLDVDMGRRTLGSQKKAFAAVTAIPSLADHYLPMLQKDWREVLTATCAIPGLYQGTVTVGNQSFVDGGVSAAIPVQEAWRRGARFIAIVRTECIAQGMEEHLELDMHQQKVTWFRDSLNHIQLHWQNKLEQWKQDWGSFLAQQRIRAEQKRALEIMNGGRWLFGADDIYRLSHLLGDKFDSGLADMLMVHYQTYALTQEFITSPPDDTFIVQITPEEPLRSGSLMSRQEDLQYDYELGLKAGFRFIDSYERAVKLWSRRTIYDQLGIDHDNSADNPTA
- the pyk gene encoding pyruvate kinase, with the protein product MTKVQRRTKIVTTLGPSTDKDGVLEAIIRAGANVVRMNFSHGTAEDHKLRAQKVREIAASMGRTVAILGDLQGPKIRVSTFKEGKILLNEGDRFVLDAELAPGEGDQEAVGIDYKALPQDVQRDDILLLDDGRVQLHVMSVEGSKVHTQVLIGGPLSNNKGINKKGGGLSADALTEKDKRDILLAAEIKVDYLAVSFPRNGEDMKYARRLARDAGLTTRMVAKVERAETVATDANMDDIIMASDVIMVARGDLGVEIGDPELIAVQKKLIKRAQALNRVVITATQMMETMITNPMPTRAEVMDVANAVLDGTDAVMLSGETAAGKYPVETVKAMADVCVGAEKMIESKDQNYRIAGSFATEEEAIAMSTIYAANHLDGVQAMVIFTESGRTALMTSRLNTHFPIFALSKNDIALNRCSLYRGVTPFYFDSKGLDGHDVAQAALEALKNQKLLEFGDLVIITQGDIMDVEGSTNTLRILPVL
- the mlc gene encoding sugar metabolism global transcriptional regulator Mlc, with amino-acid sequence MYMAQPGHIDHIKQVNAGRVYKLIDQKGPISRIDLSKESELAPASITKITRELIDAHLVHETTVQEAISRGRPAIGLQTNNEGWQFLSMRLGRGYLTLALHELGGEVLIDNKIDIHETDQDDLLARLLFEIKDFFQTYSAMVDRVTSIAITLPGLVNSEKGIVLEMPHYHVHNLPLGEEIFRATGLPVFVANDTRAWALAERLFGHSKDVDNSILISIHHGVEAGIIVDGRILQGRHGSIGDLSHIQVAPHGLRCDCGNNGCLATVASAEALRTEVASRLHDGEASILSSKDEEELSIEDICVAAAQGDALAIDVIEKLGHYLGSAIAIMINVFNPDKILIGGVMNQAKNVLYPALLRCIQEQSYPVYQHDLQLVESRFYKQATMPGAALIKQALYDGLLLMKVLEG
- a CDS encoding chemotaxis protein CheV encodes the protein MSGVLNTVDARTNLVGENRLELLLFSLNSSQIFAINVFKVKEVIKVPVLTKMPGSHAHITGVASLRGEPVPVIDLRKAIGFPESRLENPEQNLIITEYNRSTQGFLVGQVRNIINTTWTDIQPPPKTSGRSNYLTAITQVKETDRSHIVEIIDVEKVLAEIIDYDVSISEEVLDKDLMSEMDGRRVLIVDDSTTARNQVKGTLSQLGLNIIECRDGLEALNLLKGWCDQGKNINEELLMMITDAEMPEMDGYRLTFEVRQDPRMKDLHIALNTSLSGSFNEAMVEKVGCNRFISKFQPDMLVQIAQDRLRELL
- a CDS encoding error-prone DNA polymerase, giving the protein MAYAELFCQSNFSFLTGASHAEELALQADFLRYHSIAITDECSIAGVVRAYTAIKQHQLAIRLIVGSLFWLNNECQVVLLCPTRQAYAELCRIITNARRRSEKGHYQLSEWDLMSVKHCFILWVPQNKGQDLHWGQWLQQYHTGRLWIAVQRHLNADEHQYLDHCRQLASQLTLPITACGGVLMHNATRLPLQHILTAIKEGQPVQQVQSHLLTNTERALRSQTKLEKLFPNQWLAESIHIAEQCQFTLDSLRYEYPSELVPSGETAIGYLRHLVEQGKQLRFPTGVPAEIEQIIAKELDLIEELDYPFYFLTIHDMVMFAKRQAILYQGRGSAANSVVCYCLEITSVDPRQISVLFERFISKERNEPPDIDVDFEHERREEVIQYLYQKYGRERAAIAATVISYRFKSAVRDVGKALGIEESQLEFFIKNVNRRDKDQGWQAQVVELGLAAGSLKGEQFITLVNEIMGFPRHLSQHVGGFVISSGPLYELVAIENAAMPERTIIQWDKDDIESLGLLKVDVLALGMLTAIRKCFDLIAKHHQRQLSIADITRMQDDPNVYGMIQRADTVGVFQIESRAQMGMLPRLKPRCYYDLVIQIAIVRPGPIQGDMVHPFLKRRDGLEPITYPSSAVKQVLERTMGVPIFQEQVIKLAMVAAGFTGGEADQLRRAMASWKKNGQLAKFKDKLIDGMESRGYSHHFAQTLYDQICGFGEYGFPESHSASFAVLAYCSAWLKYYYPAEFYTALLNSLPMGFYSPSQLIQDAKRHGIRVESVCVNASEYDYTVITAQDAQGIRVGLRQVKGLSTQGAFTLLGDRPEQGFCHINQIKQIGLNRKDIEALASANAMAQLANNRYATRWELMDSVSDLPLFRDLQEPAVAHYATPSRADNLIEDYAALGLSLEHHPITLLESAGALGHFVRQRDLALQTHRSLVTVVGVVTGRQSPGTAGGVTFFTLEDDTGNINVVVWRATARAQKQPYLNAKILMVKGILEKEGEVCHVIAGRLIDMTSQLGSLQAKSRDFH